GACTCCTACTCCGGGTTGTGCGCCTCCTTCGAGCTGATCTGATGGCGGCGGCGTAAAGCCCTTGCTGCAGCGCGAAAGAGGCCCGGCAACCGCCTTGGGCCGTCGTCATACTCTTAAGTGTGCTTACCGAGTTGGTCGACCTACCGGGCGGATCGTTCCGCATGGGATCGACCAGCTTCTACCCCGAAGAGGCCCCGATCCACACGGTGACCGTTGCCGCCGTCGCGGTGGAGCGGCACCCGGTGACCAACGCCCAGTTCGCCGAATTCGTCTCGGCCACAGGCTATGTGACGGTCGCCGAGCAACCGATCGACCCGGCGCTGTACCCGGGTGCGGATCCGGCGGACCTGTGTCCGGGCGCCATGGTCTTCCGCCCCACGCCGGGCCCGGTCGACCTGCGTGACTGGCGGCAATGGTGGACCTGGGTACCCGGCGCGAACTGGCGGCGCCCGTTCGGGCCGGACAGTGACCTCGCCGGCCGGGCCGATCACCCGGTGGTGCAGGTGGCCTATCCCGACGCCGCCGCGTACGCGCGCTGGGCAGGCCGGCGATTGCCGACCGAGGCCGAGTGGGAGTATGCGGCCCGCGGCGGAATCGCCGGGACGTACGCGTGGGGGGACGAGGAGCATCCCGACGGTCGGTTGATGGCCAATACCTGGCAGGGCCGGTTCCCCTATCGCAACGACGGCGCTCTCGGCTGGGTGGGCACGTCGCCGGTGGGCACGTTCCCGCCCAACGGGTTCGGTCTGCTCGACATGATCGGCAACGTCTGGGAGTGGACCGCCACGGAGTTCTCGGCGCACCACCGCCTCGACGAGCCGCCGAAAGCCTGTTGCGCCCCGGCGGGCCCGGCGAATCCGGTCGTCAGCCAGACGCTGAAGGGCGGTTCGCACCTGTGCGCGCCCGAGTACTGCCACCGGTACCGTCCGGCCGCCCGGTCACCGCAGTCACAGGACACCGCGACCACCCACATCGGTTTCCGCTGTGTCGCCCAGTAGACGGACCCTTTTTCCGGCGCGCTAAAAGTGATCATCACCCGGAAGAGGACTGAGCCCTTGGCGCCGCGGAGGAGCTATCCACAGGCTGAAAAGCTGGCCAACCTTTATCGGCGATGCCCCTTATACTCGAACACATGTTCGGTTCCAGGGGGTCGTCGGCGGAGGTGATCGCCGAGTTCGATGAGCTGTTCGAGCGGCGGTATCCGTCGACGACGGTCGAGTCGGCGGGCTTGCTGGCGGAGGCGGGCGCGTTTTGGCGGGCGGAGAATCGGGCGGCGGCCGGGCAGTTGGTGGCGATCGGGCGGTTGTTCGGTCATCGGCTCTCGCGGTGCGCCGAGACCGAGGAGTGGGCGGTGGATACCGAGGCGGCGGTGGCCGCCGAGGTGGCCGCGGAGTTGGGGATCAGTCAGGGGTTGGCGGCCAGCCGGGTGCGTTACGCGCGGGCGCTGCGCGAGCGGCTGCCCGAGGTGGGGGAGGTGT
This genomic interval from Mycobacterium sp. SMC-2 contains the following:
- a CDS encoding formylglycine-generating enzyme family protein, translated to MLTELVDLPGGSFRMGSTSFYPEEAPIHTVTVAAVAVERHPVTNAQFAEFVSATGYVTVAEQPIDPALYPGADPADLCPGAMVFRPTPGPVDLRDWRQWWTWVPGANWRRPFGPDSDLAGRADHPVVQVAYPDAAAYARWAGRRLPTEAEWEYAARGGIAGTYAWGDEEHPDGRLMANTWQGRFPYRNDGALGWVGTSPVGTFPPNGFGLLDMIGNVWEWTATEFSAHHRLDEPPKACCAPAGPANPVVSQTLKGGSHLCAPEYCHRYRPAARSPQSQDTATTHIGFRCVAQ